The nucleotide sequence CCGACGCCAAGGCCGCCAGGACGCCGACAGCCCCGCCCCCTCTGTCCGCGTGCTGTCCTTCACTGTAAAGCACCTATCCTATTCATTTTACGAAGAAACTTATACCGTCTCGACCATCGGCATCTTCAGCCTCTGCTTCATCGTAGGCATCGTGGGAGGGATTTACGGCATTGGCGGCGGTTCCATCGTGGCCCCTTTCTTCATCTCCTTCTGGAAGTTGCCCGTTTATACCGTAGCCGGAGCGGCCCTTATGGGCACATTTGTCACCTCCGTCGCCGGTGTAGCCTTCTATCAAGTTCTGGCGCCCTTCTATCCGACCATGTCGGTTGCCCCGGACTGGATGCTGGGCTTGCTTTTCGGCCTTGGCGGCATGGGCGGGATGTATCTGGGCGCGCGCTGCCAAAAGTTCGTTCCCTCGAAATACATCAAGCTCTTCCTCGTGGCCGTGCTCTTGTACACGGGCATCAAGTACACAGTCGACTTTCTGCGCTAACCGGCATTCCAGCTGGGCTAACGGCCGGGGTTCCAGGCCATGCCCGAGCGGAATCGACAGGAGGCTGGCGGATAATCAACAAATCCGCCTTGAGGATGCGACGGCCCCCACGGCGTGCCTGAAGCGTCAGCCGCCCAGGGCCATGGCGTAGAGCCGGGCCAGCATGTTCAGCGGCAGGGCGTTTTGCCACAGGCCCAGAGCGTTGGCCGCGATATAGACCAGGGCGAAGACGCCGGCCGAACCGGTGGCGGTGAGCCACCAGGGCGCGGGGATGCCGGCAAAGGCGAAGCGTACGGCTGAGGTCCGGCGGGGGCAGGCGACCACGCAGGAGCCGCAGCCCGAGCAGGTCATGGGGCGCGGACCGGCCGTTATGGGCAGATCCACCGGACAGGCGGCGCGGCAGCGGCCGCAGCCGGTGCAGCCATCGGCGTCGCGAGTGAGCGTCGTGGGGCCAAGACGGGCGAGCAGCCCGAGCAGCGCGCCATAGGGGCACAGCCAACGGCAAAACGAGCCGCGATAGACGAGCCCGAGCAGGGCCAGGACGGTCAGGACCACGACGGCGGTGAGGCTGGGGTGGGCGAAAAACAGCAGCATCCGGGCATCGGCCGTGATGTTGTAGGGCGAGCGCAGGAAGGCTTCGATGCCGGCCAAGTCCATGCCGAAGAACGTGGTGAAGAGGAAAAAGGCCAGCAGCAGGTATTTGGGCAGGCCCAGGACGGCGTCCAGGCGCGGGGGCAGGCTGCGGGCCAGGCCCAGGCGCTGGCCCAGACGGCCCAGGCGCGCGGCCAGGAAGCCGACGGGGCAGACATGGCCGCAAAAGCCTTTGCGAAAGACCAGCCCCATGGCCAGGGCGGCCAGAAGAATCCACAACCCGGCCGGATGCACCGGATCAAAAGAGCCGGTGGCCAGCAGCCGGCGCAGCCCAAGCAGGGCGCTTATGGGCAAAAAGCCTTCCACGCCGGCCGGGCGGGCCACCGTGCCGGCCTGGCCGGCGGTCACGGACAGACAGAAGCGGGCGAACTCCACCCCGATATAGACCGTTGCCAAGAAGAAAAACCACTGCGGCAGGCGCAGCAGCGCCTTGGGCGAAATACGGTACGACATGGGTGAGACCTTGGTTGGCTGACGGTGCGGCAGGAAAGAAAAGGTTTGGCGGCGGGCGGTCCTGGGTTTTCAAAAAATACGACGGTATTTTTGAGAAGAGCTCCCGGCTTTCACCTGTTGGCAGGAAACGGCATGGATTTCTCGCCAGGGGCGACACGAGCCTGCGCCGGGGCAAGCTCGGGTGGAGCGTCAAGCCGACGCGGCCCCCGGCAGGATGCCGCGCAGGGTGGTCCAGAGGTCCTCGGCGGTGAAGGGCTTGGTGAGGTAGGCGCTGACACTGGCGGCGTCGGCCTCGGCCACGTTCTGGGCCATGGCCTCGGCCGTGACCATGACAAAGGGCAGGTGGGCCAGGGCGGCGTCCTGCCGGACCTGGCGCAACAGATCGATGCCCTTCATGCGCGGCATGTTCCAGTCGGAGATGACGCAGTCCACCGGCTCGACGGCCAGCACTTCCAGGGCGTGCTTGCCGTCGTGGGCTTCCAGCACTTCGGTTCCGTCACAACCGAGCATCTTGCGCAGCACCCCGCGCATGACCTTGGAGTCGTCAACGACGAGAATACGAAGCGTCTTATTCATGCTTTCGCCCCAACCGGTACAGGATCAGCAACAAAACAGCACCGACCAATGTTGGTTGTTTTGCCCGAAAAGGCAAGCCAAACCCACACTGCAACGGCACAAAACCTTCCTGCCACGACGGCGCTCGCGGCCGATCCTGTCTGCGCCAGACGAAGACCGCATAAGCCTTATCCGGCCGCCGCCACGGAAACCTTGCATTTTTTGAGATACATGCAGGGGTTGTAGGAGAGTTTGGCCTTACGCAGCCCCTCGTCGCCCAAGTCCTGCTCGCGGTTGACCAAGGCATAGGGAACGCCGGCGTCGGCCAGGAACATTTGATTGATGGCCTGATACACGCCCTTGAAGCCCGGCCGGCCTTTTTCGAAGTGGATCACCAGCATTTCCTGGGTGAGCGCCTCGGCCACGGTGTAGGCGATCATCTCGCCGTCCACCCGGATGGCCCCGCCCATGAGGCCGGGGAAACGGTCCCAACTCTGGAGCACCCGCACGATGGCTTGGTTTTCGGCCAAAAGCGCCCCGGAATCCTCGGGATCGCGCCAGGCGAACCACTGTCGCTGGAGTTCCAGGGTTTCTTCCACGCAGTCCGGGGTCAGCGGCTTGTATTCGTAGTCGTAGGTGCGCTGGAACTGGCTGAGCAGATTTTTCTTTTTGTGGAACTTGTTGCCCCGAAGCTCGACCAGTTCGGGCACGCTGTAGACGTAGTCGTCGTGGTCCCGGGCCTCCTGGGTCGTCACCCGGTCGGGCATGGCGTCGGAGAGGATGCCGCACAACATTTCGGGCACCCGGATGAAGTCGAGCCCCTGGGCCAGGCACGGGCAGGCGCTCCAGTCGACGTTGGTCCACGGTCCCACCGGCGCCCAAAAGACTTCGTAGGGTTTGGTTTGCAAAATCCAGACATGGCTTTCGCCAAACCGCCAGGACAGGCCGTACTCCTCGGCCCAGCCCCAGAGGTTGCCGAAGCTGTAGTCCGATACCTTTTCGGGGCACCGGGCCAGGCGCTCCAGGTATTCGTCGCGCCGTTCCAGGGAAATAGCCTCAAAACCTTCTCGCATCGTTACTTCCTCGTCTTGCCGCCGCCCATGCCGAAACGCGTCCAATCCGCGTAGCGGTACACCCCCAGGCAGGCCAGCGACTGCACGGCCTGGGACACAAACATGGAAATCCACACCCCCTCGGCCCGGCCAAGGAGGCTATGCCCCAATAAAAACGCCAAGGGCAACCGCACAAGCCAAACGGAACCGCCGGTGACGAACATGGTGAGGAGCGTCGCCCCGGCTCCGGTCATGGCCCCGATGAGAATAAGACCGGCCACGGTAAAGGGAATGGCCGCGACGTTGTATCGCAGGTAGGAAACCGCCTGAGCCGCCGCCTCGGGGTCCGGGGAGACAAACGCGGCCGCAGCCGGCAGAAACGGCCACAGGCAAAGCCCCATGAGACTGATGGCGGCCACGCCCGCCCAGGCGATGCGGTAGCCCACCCGCCGGGCCTCGTCGGGCCGGCCGGCCCCGATCAGATTGCCGACCAGGATGGAGGCCGTGAAATTAAACGCCATGGGCGGCAAAAACAGGATAGATTCCAGGCGCATGCCGGCTGACATGCCGGCCAGGGCAGCCACGCTGCCCGTGGGCAGCGAGCCGACCACAGAAAAAAGCAGCAGATAGCCGGTATGCCACACGATCTGCATCAGCCCCGACGGCCAGGCGACCTTCAAGAGATAGCGGCTGGCGCAGCGCACCCAGCGCCAGCGGGGGAACTGGTCGCGCCGCAGCATCCCGACGTGGATGAGCGCGGCCAGGTTGAAGGCCATGCCGGCCGTGACCGAAAAAAACGTGCTCCAGGCCACGCCGGCATAGCCGAAGTCCGGCAGGCCAAAGCGCCCCAGGCCAAAGCCGAAATCACCCAGGGTGTTGAGCACGGCGGCCAGCCCCCAGGCGAAAAGCGGCGTCATGACCAGCCGGCGCGCCCGAAAGAGCGCATTGGCGATGATGAAAAACGACTGGATGGGCAGCAGCAGCAACAGGACGGTCAGGAAATAGCGGGCCGTGTCCCAGATGGGGGCCGGCATCTGGAGCAAGCCGAGAAAGGCGTCACGAAAGACCAGCCCCAGAGCCATGACGGCCACCGAGGCGGCCACGCCGGCCAGCAGGCACAGCCAGACATAGCGCCCGGCCCGGGCCAGACGCCCCGCGCCCTCGGACTGGCTGACGGCGGCCACGGCCCCGTTGGCCACGGCAGCGGCAACGACCTGGAAAAAGAACATGGCCTGGGCCAAAACGCCCACCGCCGCCTGGGTTTCGCGGTCGATGCGGCCGCCCACGTAGACATCGACGAAGCCGATGCAAAACGTCAAAAACATCATGAGGATCTGCGGCCAGGCCAGGGACCAGATGGTCCCGAAGCCGACGCCGGCGGCCAGCAGTCCGCTTTTTTTCTCCATGCAACCTCCGCCGTCGCGCTTAAGGCGTCTGGCGATACGGGAGCCGGCCTTCGCGGTCAACTCCCCCTTGGCAACAGCGGCCGGCTAAGGATAAGACAGCTTTGACATAACGCCAGAGCGGACTCGTGAGGAAAGCGGATGCACACGATCAACGCCGTGCAGCGGCTGCATTTATGGCTCGAAACCGGAGACGGCATGCTGCTCGGACTGGGCCGGATTCAACTTCTCGAACTTGTGGAGGAACTGGGGTCGCTCAACAAGGCGGCCTCGGCCATGGGCATGTCCTACCGCGCCGCCTGGGGCCGCATGAAGCAGACGGAAACCGTCATCGGCGAACCGCTGGTGGAGCGTTCGGGCCCCAAAAAAGGCTTTCGCTTGACCCCCCTTGGCCATGACTTGGTGCAGCTTTTTCGCGTCTGGCACAAGGATGTGGAAGCCTTTGCCGTGGCCCGGGCCAAGGAGCTTTTCCCCTGGCCAACCGAACCGTACAACGAAGAACACCCCAAAGCCCCCTCTTCTTCCTGAGGCCTGCCGGTGCTTTTTAGCCTGCGTATCGCGCTGAAGTCCCTGGCGACCCACAAGATGCGCACGGTGCTGGCCATGCTCGGTGTCTTTCTCGGTGCGTTCGCGCTCACGGGCGTGCTGCACGTGACCCTGGCCATGGAGCGCAAGGCCGTCATCGAGACGGAAAAGCTCGGGCCCAACCTGCTCATGGCCATGACCGGCAACATCCGTTTCCGCCGGGGCGACATCCGCCCCGACGCCGGCAACACCAATCTGAAGCTCCCCGACGCCGTGGCCCTGCTGCGCGGGCTGCCCTCGGCCGTGGACGGCGTGCCGTTTCTCAGCTTCCCCATGCCCATCCGGGCCGGAGACAAGAAGGTCATGTGCCAACTCGTGGCCACCTGGCCGGCCTATCCGTCCATACGCGGCGCCACGCCCCAGTTCGGGCGTTTCTTCGACCAGGCCGAAGAGGACGAGCGGGAGCTGGTCTGCGCCCTGGGACCGGCCATTGCCCGGCGGCTTTTCGGCACGCCCGAGGCGGCAGTGGGCCAGTCGGTCTTCATCTTCCGGGCCAGGCTCACCGTCGTCGGCGTCATGGAGGAAAAAGGCTCGGACGTGTCCGGGGCCAACCAGGACGAACAGATTTTCGTGCCGCTTTCCACCTTCATGCGGCGCATGTCGAACAAGACCTACATCCACGGGGTGTACGTGCGCCTGGCCGACGGGGCGGATTTCGACGCCTCGCGGGAAGCCGCCGTCCACATCCTGCGCAAGCGCCACGACATCAAGACCGACAAGGGGCAGCCCGACGATTTCAAGGTGCTGACCGCCAAGGACACCATGGAGGTCAAGCAACAGGCGCTGGATCTGGTGCAGACCCTGGGGTTTATCAGCTCGTCGCTGTCCTTTGGCATCGGCGGCCTGGGCATCCTCTCCATCATGATCCTGCTCGTGCGGGCCAGGCGTCTGGAGATCGGCATCCGGCGGGCGGTGGGAGCGCGCAAAAAGGACATCGTGCGCCAGTTTCTCATCGAATCCGGCATGATGGCCTCGGCCGGCGGTGCGGCCGGGACGGTGGTGGCCCTGGGCGTGCTGGCCGTGGTCTACCGGGTGGGCGAATTTCCCCAGGTCTACCACCCGGCGCTGATTGGCGGCACGCTCATCGGCTCGGCGGCCCTGGGCATCCTGGCCGGGGCCTATCCGGCCTGGCAGGCCTCCAATGTCGAGGTGCTGGCGGTGCTGCGGGACGAATAAGGACTTTTCTGGGCAAATTCCCTGGACAAACTAAAGGACATGAATAATTTTATCAGTACGATTTCATTACTTTTAAGCTGGACAAAATCATGCCCACGACAGCCCGGGAAATCCACAAGGTCCTGACGTTCAAGTCCGGCAATTTCGTCTTCTCCCGCCGCTTCGATCAAGACAACATCGCTACCGAACTCAAGGTCTTCCACGCCTGCTACGACATCATCGCCTCATTGCCGACCCCGCCGCATCTGGCGGCGTTTCTCGACGCCGACCTGATCCGCAAGTCCATCTTCAGCACGGCGGCGCTGGAAGGCAATCCCCTGGACGAAAAGGCTGTGGGCGCCTTGCTGGGAAGAGAAGGCCCGGCAACGGCCGCCAACGATTTCGAGCGGGAAATCCTCAACCTCAAGGCTACCCACGACAAGTTTATCCTCGCTGCCAATAAAGCCAAGGACGCCAAACCCCTTCTGCTCAGCGAGGATCTTATCAAGGCCGTCCACGCCGCCATCACTATCGGCGTCAACGACGCGGCCATCTCGCCGGGTCTTTATCGCAACACGCCCGTGCAGGTCGGCAACCCGGAGCATGGCGGCACGTATGTGCCCCCAAAAATCCTGGAAGACATCAAGACGCTCATGGCGGCGTTCGTGGATTGGATAAACAGCGATGCACTGCTGCGGACCGACCCGGTCATCCGGGCGGCCCTGGCGCATTATCATCTGGCGAAAATCCATCCCTTTCGGGACGGCAACGGGCGCACGGCCCGCATGATCGAGGCCATGATTCTGGCGGCGGCCGGCTATCGGCTTATCCCGAGCACGCTGTGGAACGCCTACTATCGGGACATGCACGCCTACTACATCGCGTTTTCGAAATCGGAAAACAACGCTGACGACAGCGTGCAGCCGTTTCTGGAGTTCTTTTTCAAATCATTGAATGCTTCCCTGGAAGAGTTCAGGGCACGAATCGTCGAGGGCGTCAAACCGCTGCTGTATCGAGACTATGTCGCGTATCTCAAGAACCAGGCCCGAGAGCTTTCCCCGCGCCAGCATCAGCTCGTCGAACTGTTGTTGGCCGCAGGCGACACGGCGTTCGACAGCCATGACCTCAGGCAGACCAACCCCTTCAAGCTGCTCTATCGGCAGGTGAGCGACAAAACGATCCGGCGCGACATCAAGAATCTGGAACGCCTCGGGCTGATCTGTAAAACGGGCAACCGCTACCGGCTCATCGACGACGCCCGTTAGTGCCGCATCCGCGAAAAGCGCTTAGGGCTTTTCCCAGGCAAAGAATTTAACACACCAATTTTCTTAAAAAATCACGCATCCCTGAGACGCGAGTCGTGACCGGTCGCCAATCGCCCTACCGCTGCGTCACAAACCCCATTTCGCGCTCGGCGATGGCCGCCCAGTCGAAGACGGCGGCGCGGGCGCGAGCCTCGGCCACAGCACGCTCGCGGCGGGCCGGGTCCTCCAGCAGGGACAGCACCTCGGCGGCGAAGGTCGCCTCGTCCTCAAGGGCGGTCTTGATCATGCCGGTGGGGAAAATCTCTCGATAAATGGGCAGATCGTAGGCGACAACCGGCAAGCCGCTGGCCATGGCCTCCACGGCCACCTGGCCGAAGCTCTCGTAGTGGCTGGGCATCAAAAACACGCCGGCGGCCTTGAGCAGCCGCACCTTGTCCTCGCCCTGGCGAAAGCCGAGCAGATCGACCTGGCCGGTCAGCCCGGCTGCGGCGATCTCCTGCTTGAGCTTGCCGAACCACCAGTCGCTGCCGCCGCCGATGACGCCCAGCCGGCTGCCGGGACGCTTTTCGCTTACCCGCTTCCAGATGCGCACCAGATCGAAAAGCCCCTTTTGCGGATGCAGCCGCCCCAGAAAGATGCCGTCATAACGCGGCGTGTCGGCCGCCACGTCCACGCCGTCGAAAAAGCCGGCGTCCACGCCCATGGTCACTACATGGACCGTGGCCGGGTCCGCGCCCATGGCGATCAGCGAATCCTTGTCCAGGGAATTGAGCACGAGCAGGGTCGCGCCGGCCTTGCGGGCCAGCCAGACGCTCAGCCACTGGGCGCAGTAATAGAGCACCCCGCGCACCGACGGCAGCTTCCACTTGCCGCCAAAGACGTTCTCGTAGCCCTTAAAGGGGTTCGGGGCGATGAGAAACACGCACACGACGAGCCTGGCCGCCGGATTTTTCCAACG is from Solidesulfovibrio magneticus RS-1 and encodes:
- a CDS encoding winged helix-turn-helix domain-containing protein, with the translated sequence MHTINAVQRLHLWLETGDGMLLGLGRIQLLELVEELGSLNKAASAMGMSYRAAWGRMKQTETVIGEPLVERSGPKKGFRLTPLGHDLVQLFRVWHKDVEAFAVARAKELFPWPTEPYNEEHPKAPSSS
- a CDS encoding 4Fe-4S binding protein is translated as MSYRISPKALLRLPQWFFFLATVYIGVEFARFCLSVTAGQAGTVARPAGVEGFLPISALLGLRRLLATGSFDPVHPAGLWILLAALAMGLVFRKGFCGHVCPVGFLAARLGRLGQRLGLARSLPPRLDAVLGLPKYLLLAFFLFTTFFGMDLAGIEAFLRSPYNITADARMLLFFAHPSLTAVVVLTVLALLGLVYRGSFCRWLCPYGALLGLLARLGPTTLTRDADGCTGCGRCRAACPVDLPITAGPRPMTCSGCGSCVVACPRRTSAVRFAFAGIPAPWWLTATGSAGVFALVYIAANALGLWQNALPLNMLARLYAMALGG
- a CDS encoding ABC transporter permease; the encoded protein is MLFSLRIALKSLATHKMRTVLAMLGVFLGAFALTGVLHVTLAMERKAVIETEKLGPNLLMAMTGNIRFRRGDIRPDAGNTNLKLPDAVALLRGLPSAVDGVPFLSFPMPIRAGDKKVMCQLVATWPAYPSIRGATPQFGRFFDQAEEDERELVCALGPAIARRLFGTPEAAVGQSVFIFRARLTVVGVMEEKGSDVSGANQDEQIFVPLSTFMRRMSNKTYIHGVYVRLADGADFDASREAAVHILRKRHDIKTDKGQPDDFKVLTAKDTMEVKQQALDLVQTLGFISSSLSFGIGGLGILSIMILLVRARRLEIGIRRAVGARKKDIVRQFLIESGMMASAGGAAGTVVALGVLAVVYRVGEFPQVYHPALIGGTLIGSAALGILAGAYPAWQASNVEVLAVLRDE
- a CDS encoding MATE family efflux transporter — encoded protein: MEKKSGLLAAGVGFGTIWSLAWPQILMMFLTFCIGFVDVYVGGRIDRETQAAVGVLAQAMFFFQVVAAAVANGAVAAVSQSEGAGRLARAGRYVWLCLLAGVAASVAVMALGLVFRDAFLGLLQMPAPIWDTARYFLTVLLLLLPIQSFFIIANALFRARRLVMTPLFAWGLAAVLNTLGDFGFGLGRFGLPDFGYAGVAWSTFFSVTAGMAFNLAALIHVGMLRRDQFPRWRWVRCASRYLLKVAWPSGLMQIVWHTGYLLLFSVVGSLPTGSVAALAGMSAGMRLESILFLPPMAFNFTASILVGNLIGAGRPDEARRVGYRIAWAGVAAISLMGLCLWPFLPAAAAFVSPDPEAAAQAVSYLRYNVAAIPFTVAGLILIGAMTGAGATLLTMFVTGGSVWLVRLPLAFLLGHSLLGRAEGVWISMFVSQAVQSLACLGVYRYADWTRFGMGGGKTRK
- a CDS encoding glycosyltransferase family 4 protein — encoded protein: MRIFVPAMGRVNTKNRDGSEVRFAEIAKRWLAEGVTLEMLLPRREIGVLESQGVRASWHVHWEPFTSESDRLWNVLAVYLWRMLTCPLARYPKGVDAVYAPSDFLFDLLPALLCRWKNPAARLVVCVFLIAPNPFKGYENVFGGKWKLPSVRGVLYYCAQWLSVWLARKAGATLLVLNSLDKDSLIAMGADPATVHVVTMGVDAGFFDGVDVAADTPRYDGIFLGRLHPQKGLFDLVRIWKRVSEKRPGSRLGVIGGGSDWWFGKLKQEIAAAGLTGQVDLLGFRQGEDKVRLLKAAGVFLMPSHYESFGQVAVEAMASGLPVVAYDLPIYREIFPTGMIKTALEDEATFAAEVLSLLEDPARRERAVAEARARAAVFDWAAIAEREMGFVTQR
- a CDS encoding sulfite exporter TauE/SafE family protein — its product is MYFPTAGIETALWLPPVVAFAISFFTSMGGVSGAFLLLPFQMSFLGYAHPSVSATNQLFNIVAIPSGVYRYVKEGRMVWPLTWMVIVGTLPGVLIGAVVRVAWLPDPRDFKLFVGLVMLYIGARMVKSLFFSSADKDAAAANEKRFQAMARRQGRQDADSPAPSVRVLSFTVKHLSYSFYEETYTVSTIGIFSLCFIVGIVGGIYGIGGGSIVAPFFISFWKLPVYTVAGAALMGTFVTSVAGVAFYQVLAPFYPTMSVAPDWMLGLLFGLGGMGGMYLGARCQKFVPSKYIKLFLVAVLLYTGIKYTVDFLR
- a CDS encoding DUF2156 domain-containing protein, with the translated sequence MREGFEAISLERRDEYLERLARCPEKVSDYSFGNLWGWAEEYGLSWRFGESHVWILQTKPYEVFWAPVGPWTNVDWSACPCLAQGLDFIRVPEMLCGILSDAMPDRVTTQEARDHDDYVYSVPELVELRGNKFHKKKNLLSQFQRTYDYEYKPLTPDCVEETLELQRQWFAWRDPEDSGALLAENQAIVRVLQSWDRFPGLMGGAIRVDGEMIAYTVAEALTQEMLVIHFEKGRPGFKGVYQAINQMFLADAGVPYALVNREQDLGDEGLRKAKLSYNPCMYLKKCKVSVAAAG
- a CDS encoding response regulator gives rise to the protein MNKTLRILVVDDSKVMRGVLRKMLGCDGTEVLEAHDGKHALEVLAVEPVDCVISDWNMPRMKGIDLLRQVRQDAALAHLPFVMVTAEAMAQNVAEADAASVSAYLTKPFTAEDLWTTLRGILPGAASA
- a CDS encoding Fic family protein; translation: MPTTAREIHKVLTFKSGNFVFSRRFDQDNIATELKVFHACYDIIASLPTPPHLAAFLDADLIRKSIFSTAALEGNPLDEKAVGALLGREGPATAANDFEREILNLKATHDKFILAANKAKDAKPLLLSEDLIKAVHAAITIGVNDAAISPGLYRNTPVQVGNPEHGGTYVPPKILEDIKTLMAAFVDWINSDALLRTDPVIRAALAHYHLAKIHPFRDGNGRTARMIEAMILAAAGYRLIPSTLWNAYYRDMHAYYIAFSKSENNADDSVQPFLEFFFKSLNASLEEFRARIVEGVKPLLYRDYVAYLKNQARELSPRQHQLVELLLAAGDTAFDSHDLRQTNPFKLLYRQVSDKTIRRDIKNLERLGLICKTGNRYRLIDDAR